One genomic window of Hemitrygon akajei chromosome 1, sHemAka1.3, whole genome shotgun sequence includes the following:
- the gck gene encoding hexokinase-4 isoform X5 → MPSKVDCDIVHLVCTSVSTRAARICAAGLAGVINRMWENKNRGMMKITVGIDGSVYKLHPHFKHRFHAMVRELAPYCDITFLQSNEGSSRGAALISAVARKMAS, encoded by the exons ATGCCCTCCAAGGTAGACTGTGATATTGTCCATTTGGTATGCACGAGTGTGTCAACACGGGCAGCACGCATTTGTGCAGCTGGATTGGCAGGTGTCATAAATCGGATGTGGGAGAACAAGAACAGAGGAATGATGAAGATCACAGTTGGAATTGATGGATCAGTTTACAAGTTACATcctca CTTCAAACACAGGTTTCATGCGATGGTTAGAGAACTTGCACCCTACTGTGACATCACTTTCCTTCAGTCCAATGAAGGCAGCAGTCGAGGGGCAGCACTGATCTCTGCAGTGGCACGCAAGATGGCCAGTTGA
- the gck gene encoding hexokinase-4 isoform X4, translated as MEEMKNVELVEGEEGRMCVNTELGGFGDTGELEEFRLEYDCIVDETSVNPGYQLYEKIVGGKYMGELTRLVLLKLVNQNLLFNGEASEQLKTRGSFETRFLSQIESDTGDQKQIYNILTTLGLMPSKVDCDIVHLVCTSVSTRAARICAAGLAGVINRMWENKNRGMMKITVGIDGSVYKLHPHFKHRFHAMVRELAPYCDITFLQSNEGSSRGAALISAVARKMAS; from the exons ATGGAGGAAATGAAAAATGTGGAGTTAGTGGAAGGAGAAGAAGGAAGAATGTGTGTGAACACAGAACTGGGAGGGTTTGGGGACACGGGCGAGCTTGAGGAGTTCCGCCTGGAATATGACTGCATTGTTGACGAAACGTCTGTCAACCCAGGGTATCAGCT ATATGAGAAGATTGTTGGTGGGAAGTATATGGGCGAGCTTACACGACTTGTGTTACTGAAACTGGTAAATCAAAACCTGCTCTTCAATGGAGAGGCATCTGAGCAGCTAAAAACACGAGGGAGCTTTGAAACAAGATTCCTCTCACAAATAGAAAG TGATACAGGTGACCAGAAGCAAATCTATAATATACTGACTACACTAGGTTTGATGCCCTCCAAGGTAGACTGTGATATTGTCCATTTGGTATGCACGAGTGTGTCAACACGGGCAGCACGCATTTGTGCAGCTGGATTGGCAGGTGTCATAAATCGGATGTGGGAGAACAAGAACAGAGGAATGATGAAGATCACAGTTGGAATTGATGGATCAGTTTACAAGTTACATcctca CTTCAAACACAGGTTTCATGCGATGGTTAGAGAACTTGCACCCTACTGTGACATCACTTTCCTTCAGTCCAATGAAGGCAGCAGTCGAGGGGCAGCACTGATCTCTGCAGTGGCACGCAAGATGGCCAGTTGA